In a genomic window of Pelecanus crispus isolate bPelCri1 chromosome 1, bPelCri1.pri, whole genome shotgun sequence:
- the WNT16 gene encoding protein Wnt-16: protein MGRRAPLGACLLRAALLLALCPAAAGGTWMWLGVAAAGGPEKPGCASPPLSRRQQELCKQKPELVPAIREGARLGLQECRSQFRHERWDCRPPPAARRGAAAPAAAAAAFGHQLRSGTKETAFIYAVTSAGLVHSVTRSCSAGNMTECSCDTNLRHGGSASEGWHWGGCSDDVHYGMSFSRKFLDVPVKNITGKSGSGLAAMNLHNNEAGRQAVAKLMSVDCRCHGVSGSCAVKTCWKTMSSFEKIGRFLKDKYENSIQISDRLKKKLRRKEKSQRKIPIGKEDLLYVNKSPNYCVEDQKLGIPGTQGRECNRTSEGPDGCNLLCCGRGYNTHVVRHVERCECKFVWCCYVRCRRCETMTDVHTCK, encoded by the exons ATGGGGCGCCGGGCCCCCCTCGGAGCGTGCCTGCTgcgggcagcgctgctgctcgccctctgccccgccgccgccggcggcacCTGGAT GTGGCTGGGCgtcgccgccgccggcgggccgGAGAAGCCGGGCTGCGCCAGCCCGCCGCTGAGCCGccggcagcaggagctgtgcaagCAGAAGCCGGAGCTGGTGCCCGCCATCCGGGAGGGAGCGCGGCTGGGCCTCCAGGAGTGCCGCAGCCAGTTCCGACACGAGCGCTGGGactgccgcccgccgcccgccgcccgccgcggggccgccgcccccgccgccgccgccgccgccttcggCCACCAGCTCCGCAGCG GCACGAAGGAGACCGCGTTCATATATGCAGTGACGTCGGCGGGCCTCGTGCATTCGGTGACGCGATCGTGCAGCGCAGGAAACATGACCGAGTGCTCCTGCGACACAAACCTGCGGCACGGCGGCTCGGCCAGCGAGGGCTGGCACTGGGGTGGCTGCTCCGATGATGTCCACTACGGAATGTCGTTCAGCAGAAAGTTCCTGGATGTGCCCGTTAAGAACATAACGGGCAAGAGCGGGAGCGGACTGGCGGCAATGAACCTGCACAACAATGAGGCTGGGAGGCAG GCTGTAGCAAAGCTGATGTCAGTGGATTGCCGTTGTCACGGTGTTTCTGGGTCCTGTGCTGTGAAAACTTGTTGGAAAACAATGTCCTCCTTTGAAAAGATTGGCCGGTTTTTAAAAGATAAGTATGAAAACAGCATACAGATATcagacagactgaaaaaaaagctacgcaggaaagagaaaagccagCGAAAAATACCAATTGGGAAAGAAGACCTGCTGTATGTGAACAAATCACCCAATTACTGTGTCGAAGACCAAAAATTGGGGATCCCTGGGACTCAGGGAAGGGAATGTAACCGCACCTCGGAGGGACCCGATGGCTGCAACCTCCTCTGCTGTGGGCGTGGGTACAACACCCATGTCGTCAGGCACGTGGAAAGGTGTGAGTGCAAGTTTGTCTGGTGCTGCTACGTGCGCTGCCGGAGGTGTGAGACCATGACTGACGTACACACCTGCAAATAA